The proteins below come from a single Miscanthus floridulus cultivar M001 chromosome 1, ASM1932011v1, whole genome shotgun sequence genomic window:
- the LOC136497463 gene encoding universal stress protein PHOS34-like — MEVAGGGAAAVVGASSPRRVVVAVDESEESMHALSWCLSNVVSAAKAAAAPPPAVVLVHARSPRPFYCPSIDGAGYILTQQVMDSMDQYMASAADTVVTKAKSICTAFPNVRVETCVEKGDPRDVICGAAEKAGADLLVMGSHGYGFLQRALLGSVSNHCVHNCKCPVVVVKRPDSKQQRARGGASLGSP; from the exons ATGGAGGTGGCCGGAGGAGGAGCCGCTGCTGTTGTTGGTGCGTCGTCCCCGCGgcgcgtggtggtggcggtggacgaGAGCGAGGAGAGCATGCACGCGCTCTCCTGGTGCCTCTCCAACGTCGTCTCCGCGGCCAaggccgccgcggcgccgccccCCGCCGTGGTGCTCGTCCACGCCCGCTCCCCGCGCCCGTTCTACTGCCCCTCCATCGACGGTGCCG GGTACATCCTGACGCAGCAGGTGATGGACAGCATGGACCAGTACATGGCGTCCGCGGCGGACACCGTCGTCACCAAGGCCAAGAGCATCTGCACCGCGTTCCCCAAC GTGAGGGTGGAGACGTGCGTGGAGAAGGGCGACCCGCGCGACGTGATCTGCGGCGCCGCGGAGAAGGCCGGCGCCGACTTGCTGGTGATGGGCAGCCACGGCTACGGCTTCCTGCAGAGGGCGCTGCTAGGGAGTGTCAGCAACCACTGCGTGCACAACTGCAAGTgccccgtcgtcgtcgtcaagAGGCCCGACAGCAAGCAGcagcgggcgcgcggcggcgcgAGTCTTGGCTCGCCTTGA